One region of Chloroflexota bacterium genomic DNA includes:
- a CDS encoding polyprenyl synthetase family protein, with translation MSLPDSFSRYQDELEAELRAVVDAGRSPLYNIMRYHLGWIDEKGQNRRGAGKMARPTLCLLACEVVGGDWRSALPAAAAVELIHNFSLIHDDIQDRSRERRNRVAVWKLWGEAQGINAGDAMYALAQLALLRLERKSTPLEKIILLSRGLAQASVELCEGQYLDVAYEGRLDTDTEHYLDMIDKKTARLFETSLCFGAILGTDNQAQISALGSFGRNLGMAFQVHNDLQGICGGKGAGRSFYTDIRNRKKTLPIIYALQRVDAGEKERLVELYGRPRIPAKDVPFVMGLLSSTGARGYAEKIKEQYHLQALKDLARAVIPPSFQQQLREVAAFLLQEDQLIETISHEGMRKPSGLAKRG, from the coding sequence ATGTCCTTACCAGACTCATTCTCTCGCTATCAGGATGAACTGGAAGCCGAGCTCAGGGCAGTTGTCGATGCAGGTCGGTCACCATTGTATAACATTATGCGCTACCACTTGGGGTGGATCGACGAGAAGGGTCAGAATCGGCGAGGCGCAGGGAAGATGGCACGCCCTACCCTTTGCCTGTTGGCATGTGAGGTGGTGGGGGGTGACTGGCGTTCTGCACTTCCAGCCGCCGCCGCGGTCGAGCTTATTCATAATTTCTCGCTGATCCACGATGATATACAGGACAGAAGCCGGGAGCGGCGGAATCGAGTTGCAGTGTGGAAGCTGTGGGGAGAAGCACAGGGGATAAACGCCGGCGATGCGATGTATGCGCTGGCACAACTCGCCTTGCTCAGGCTAGAAAGAAAGAGCACCCCTCTTGAGAAGATTATCCTCCTTTCAAGGGGGTTGGCCCAGGCCAGCGTTGAACTCTGCGAGGGGCAGTACCTGGACGTTGCCTATGAAGGTCGTCTTGACACCGATACTGAGCATTATCTGGACATGATTGATAAGAAGACGGCTCGTCTTTTCGAAACCTCCCTGTGCTTTGGCGCTATCCTGGGAACGGACAATCAGGCACAGATTTCGGCTCTTGGCTCCTTCGGCAGGAATCTGGGCATGGCCTTCCAGGTGCACAATGACCTGCAAGGTATCTGTGGTGGGAAGGGAGCCGGGAGGTCCTTCTACACTGACATCAGGAATAGGAAGAAGACGCTGCCTATAATATATGCCTTGCAGAGAGTAGACGCCGGGGAAAAGGAGAGGCTGGTCGAGCTCTATGGCAGACCAAGAATACCAGCCAAGGATGTCCCTTTTGTGATGGGACTCCTTAGCTCTACGGGTGCCCGAGGATATGCGGAGAAGATCAAGGAGCAGTATCATCTTCAGGCTCTGAAAGACCTGGCGAGAGCTGTGATTCCTCCGTCATTCCAGCAGCAGCTAAGAGAGGTGGCTGCTTTCTTACTTCAAGAGGATCAATTGATTGAAACCATCAGTCACGAAGGGATGCGGAAACCATCTGGCCTGGCGAAAAGAGGATAA